From Rhodothermales bacterium, one genomic window encodes:
- the rplD gene encoding 50S ribosomal protein L4 encodes MNLPVYTREGSDAGRTVELDESVFGIEPNDHAIWLDVRAAQAHARQGTHKTKGRSEVRGSTRKLYRQKGTGNARVGDVKSPTRVGGGIVFGPRPHTYSVGVNRKTKQLARRSALTYKAQQDGLRVVEDFGMDAPKTRDLAGLLKSHELAGRKVLFLTEAHDDVLYRSGRNIPKLTVLPATGASTLDLMSAQVILLQEGALAALSAALGKNATTEAAAPAAE; translated from the coding sequence ATGAACCTACCCGTTTATACCCGCGAAGGCAGCGACGCCGGCCGCACGGTCGAGCTCGACGAGAGCGTGTTCGGCATCGAGCCGAACGACCACGCGATCTGGCTCGACGTCCGCGCCGCGCAGGCCCACGCCCGTCAGGGCACGCACAAGACGAAAGGCCGCAGCGAAGTCCGCGGCTCCACCCGCAAGCTCTACCGGCAGAAAGGCACGGGCAACGCCCGCGTCGGCGACGTCAAGAGCCCGACCCGTGTCGGCGGCGGTATCGTCTTCGGCCCGCGCCCGCACACGTATAGCGTCGGCGTCAACCGCAAGACGAAGCAGCTCGCGCGCCGCAGCGCCCTGACGTATAAGGCACAGCAAGACGGCCTCCGTGTCGTCGAGGACTTCGGGATGGACGCGCCGAAGACGCGCGACCTCGCCGGCCTCCTCAAGAGCCACGAGCTCGCCGGCCGGAAGGTGCTCTTCCTCACCGAAGCGCACGACGACGTCCTCTACCGCTCCGGTCGCAACATCCCCAAGCTGACCGTTCTCCCCGCCACCGGCGCCTCGACGCTCGACCTGATGAGCGCGCAGGTGATCCTGCTGCAGGAGGGGGCGCTCGCTGCGCTCTCCGCCGCGCTCGGGAAGAACGCCACGACCGAGGCTGCGGCCCCGGCCGCCGAGTAA
- the rplV gene encoding 50S ribosomal protein L22, with product MEARAKLRFIRSSPRKMRIVADQVRGKAVTEALNMLHFLPQKAAAPIEKTIQSAVHNLLDQAEDERVDEETLVVSEIFVDEAPVFKRFQPVSRGRAHRIKKRNSHLTVVVASRADEAVEA from the coding sequence ATGGAAGCCAGAGCAAAACTGCGGTTCATCCGCTCCTCGCCCCGCAAGATGCGCATCGTCGCGGACCAGGTCCGTGGCAAAGCCGTCACGGAGGCCCTCAACATGCTGCACTTTCTGCCCCAGAAGGCGGCGGCCCCGATCGAGAAGACGATCCAGTCGGCCGTGCACAACCTGCTGGACCAGGCGGAGGACGAGCGCGTGGACGAGGAGACGCTCGTCGTGAGCGAGATCTTCGTGGACGAGGCGCCGGTGTTCAAGCGGTTCCAGCCCGTCTCGCGTGGGCGTGCCCACCGCATCAAGAAGCGCAACAGCCACCTCACCGTCGTCGTCGCCTCGCGCGCCGACGAAGCGGTCGAGGCGTAA
- the rplP gene encoding 50S ribosomal protein L16 → MLMPKRTKYRKMQKGRVKGTAQRGARINFGDFAIKTLEPGWITSRQIEASRIAITRKIKRTGKVWIRIFPDKPITKKPAETRMGKGKGSPEYFVAVVKPGRVLFELAGVSEELAREAMALAQYKLPVKTKFVIRPDYVAPVVARKA, encoded by the coding sequence ATGTTGATGCCCAAGCGCACCAAGTATCGGAAGATGCAGAAAGGGCGCGTCAAAGGGACCGCGCAGCGCGGCGCCCGGATCAACTTCGGCGACTTCGCCATCAAGACGCTCGAGCCGGGCTGGATCACCAGCCGCCAGATCGAGGCGTCCCGTATCGCGATCACGCGCAAGATCAAGCGTACCGGTAAGGTGTGGATCCGCATCTTCCCGGACAAGCCGATCACGAAGAAGCCTGCCGAAACCCGCATGGGTAAGGGCAAGGGCTCGCCGGAGTACTTCGTCGCCGTCGTGAAGCCGGGCCGCGTGCTCTTCGAACTCGCCGGCGTGTCCGAAGAACTGGCCCGCGAGGCCATGGCGCTGGCGCAGTACAAGCTGCCCGTGAAGACGAAGTTCGTCATCCGTCCGGACTACGTCGCCCCCGTCGTCGCCCGCAAAGCGTAA
- the rplB gene encoding 50S ribosomal protein L2, whose translation MAIRKLKPVTPGQRQRSVSAFETITKSEPEKSLLAPIKRKGGRNNNGRITTRHQGGGHKRRYRIIDFKRNKDGIPAKVASIEYDPNRTARIALLAYADGEKRYIIAPDKLTVGMTVMNGEGAAPETGNCLPLSKIPLGTTVHAIEMKPGKGAQMARSAGTNAQLQAREGKYATLKLPSGEVRMVPIECRATIGVTSNPDHMNLEWGKAGRKRWLGVRPKTRGVAMNPVDHPMGGGEGKASGGHPQSPTGVPAKGYKTRKKAKASNKFIVRRRKQKK comes from the coding sequence ATGGCTATTCGCAAACTCAAGCCGGTGACTCCGGGGCAGCGTCAGCGCTCCGTCTCCGCCTTCGAGACGATTACCAAGTCCGAGCCGGAGAAGAGCCTGCTCGCCCCCATCAAGCGGAAGGGCGGCCGGAACAACAACGGCCGGATCACCACCCGCCACCAGGGCGGCGGTCACAAGCGGCGCTACCGGATCATCGACTTCAAGCGCAACAAGGACGGGATCCCCGCCAAGGTTGCGTCCATCGAGTACGATCCGAACCGGACGGCGCGCATCGCCCTCTTGGCCTACGCCGACGGCGAGAAGCGCTACATCATCGCCCCCGACAAGCTCACCGTCGGCATGACGGTGATGAACGGGGAAGGCGCAGCGCCGGAGACGGGCAATTGCCTCCCGCTGAGCAAGATTCCGCTCGGCACGACGGTCCACGCCATCGAGATGAAGCCGGGTAAGGGCGCGCAGATGGCCCGTAGCGCCGGCACGAACGCGCAGCTCCAGGCGCGCGAAGGCAAGTACGCCACGCTCAAGCTCCCCTCGGGCGAAGTCCGCATGGTGCCGATTGAGTGTCGCGCCACGATCGGCGTGACCTCGAACCCCGACCACATGAACCTCGAGTGGGGCAAGGCCGGCCGGAAGCGCTGGCTCGGCGTCCGCCCGAAGACACGTGGCGTCGCCATGAACCCGGTCGATCACCCGATGGGTGGTGGCGAGGGCAAGGCGTCCGGCGGTCACCCGCAGAGCCCGACCGGGGTGCCGGCCAAGGGGTACAAGACCCGGAAGAAGGCCAAGGCCTCCAACAAGTTCATCGTCCGCCGCCGCAAGCAGAAAAAATAG
- the rplC gene encoding 50S ribosomal protein L3, whose product MSGLLGRKIGMTSVFDDNGNNVVCTVIETGPCVVTQIKTADTDGYSAVQMGFGDKTEKSTTSALKGHFGAANTSPKRRVTEFRDYAGIGDLSLGDEITVGDVFAEGDKIHVVGTSKGKGFQGVVKRHGFGGVGDATHGQHNRQRAPGSIGQASDPSRVFKGTKMAGRTGGDRVTVKNLRVVRIFADKNLLLVKGAVPGPKKSFVEIRKA is encoded by the coding sequence ATGAGCGGACTCCTCGGCCGAAAGATCGGCATGACGAGCGTGTTCGACGACAACGGCAACAACGTCGTCTGCACCGTTATCGAGACCGGACCCTGCGTCGTCACGCAGATCAAGACCGCAGACACTGACGGCTATTCGGCCGTGCAGATGGGCTTCGGCGACAAGACAGAGAAGAGCACCACGAGCGCCCTCAAGGGCCACTTCGGGGCGGCCAACACCTCGCCGAAGCGGCGGGTCACCGAGTTCCGGGATTACGCCGGCATCGGCGACCTCTCCCTCGGCGATGAGATCACCGTCGGCGACGTGTTCGCCGAAGGCGACAAGATCCACGTGGTCGGCACGTCGAAGGGCAAAGGCTTCCAGGGCGTCGTGAAGCGCCACGGCTTCGGTGGCGTCGGCGATGCCACGCACGGCCAGCACAACCGCCAGCGCGCGCCGGGCTCGATCGGCCAGGCCTCGGACCCGAGCCGCGTGTTCAAGGGGACCAAAATGGCCGGCCGCACCGGCGGCGACCGCGTGACGGTGAAGAACCTCCGCGTCGTCCGCATCTTCGCCGACAAGAACCTCCTCCTCGTCAAGGGCGCCGTGCCCGGCCCGAAGAAGAGCTTCGTCGAGATCCGCAAAGCCTAA
- the rplW gene encoding 50S ribosomal protein L23, which produces MARSILIEPIVTEKMTRLMEDGRHYAFKVAKDANKIQIRKAIEERYPDIDVKSVRTMIVRGKRRRQFTKRGLMEGRKPSYKKAIITLKSGEIDFFESI; this is translated from the coding sequence ATGGCCCGCTCTATCCTCATCGAGCCCATCGTCACCGAGAAAATGACCCGTCTGATGGAAGACGGGCGGCACTACGCCTTCAAGGTGGCGAAGGACGCGAACAAGATCCAGATCCGCAAAGCGATCGAAGAACGCTACCCCGACATCGACGTCAAGAGCGTTCGGACGATGATCGTACGCGGTAAGCGCCGCCGGCAGTTCACGAAGCGCGGCCTCATGGAAGGGCGCAAGCCCTCCTACAAAAAGGCGATCATCACGCTCAAGAGCGGCGAGATCGACTTCTTCGAAAGCATCTAA
- the rpsS gene encoding 30S ribosomal protein S19, with the protein MARSLKKGPYVYYKLQRKVDTMNESSRKKVIKTWSRSSMITPEFVGHTFAVHNGKQFIPVYVTENMVGHKLGEFSATRTFRGHAGTKVDKRRK; encoded by the coding sequence ATGGCACGTTCGCTCAAGAAAGGCCCTTACGTCTACTACAAGCTCCAGCGCAAGGTGGACACGATGAACGAGAGCAGCCGGAAGAAGGTCATCAAGACCTGGAGCCGCTCCTCGATGATCACGCCGGAGTTCGTCGGCCACACATTCGCCGTGCACAACGGCAAGCAGTTCATCCCGGTGTACGTCACCGAGAACATGGTCGGCCACAAGCTCGGCGAGTTCTCGGCTACGCGGACGTTCCGCGGCCACGCCGGCACGAAGGTAGACAAGCGTCGCAAATAA
- the rpmC gene encoding 50S ribosomal protein L29: MKAKEVRELSAEEIQQRIRDEERDLDTLTFQHAIANLEDPLVLRRKRREVARLKTILKQKESAEA; this comes from the coding sequence ATGAAAGCCAAAGAAGTCCGCGAGCTCTCCGCCGAGGAGATCCAGCAGCGCATCCGAGACGAGGAGCGCGACCTGGACACCCTCACGTTCCAGCACGCGATCGCCAACCTCGAAGACCCGCTCGTGCTCCGGCGCAAGCGGCGCGAGGTGGCCCGCCTCAAGACCATCCTCAAGCAGAAAGAGAGCGCTGAAGCCTAG
- the rpsC gene encoding 30S ribosomal protein S3: MGQKTNPIGFRLGVIRGWDSNWYTDGSYADKLVEDEEIRRYLDARLKRAGLSRVIIERTPKRVILTLHTSRPGVVIGRGGTEVEKLREELKQLTDKDIQININEIKRPEVDASLVAQNIAQQLEGRVSFRRAMKQSLSAAMRMGAEGIRIKVSGRLGGAEMSRTEQYLEGRVPLHTIRADIDYAEATAFTIQGTTGVKVWIYRGEILGKPDLSPNVQAQRQQQMSAPPPERRRRGRGDSEGGSGGGRGGRGGRGGRSEGGRNEGGGGESGGGRRPRRR; this comes from the coding sequence TTGGGTCAGAAGACCAACCCCATCGGCTTTCGCCTTGGTGTCATCCGCGGCTGGGACTCCAACTGGTACACGGACGGCTCCTACGCCGACAAGCTCGTCGAAGACGAGGAGATCCGCCGCTACCTCGACGCCCGCCTCAAGCGCGCCGGCCTCAGCCGCGTGATTATCGAGCGGACGCCGAAGCGGGTGATCCTGACGCTGCACACGAGCCGGCCCGGCGTCGTGATCGGCCGCGGCGGGACCGAGGTGGAGAAGCTGCGCGAGGAGCTCAAGCAGCTCACCGACAAGGACATCCAGATCAACATCAACGAGATCAAGCGGCCCGAGGTCGACGCCTCGCTTGTCGCGCAGAACATCGCGCAGCAGCTCGAAGGCCGCGTCTCGTTCCGCCGCGCGATGAAGCAGTCGCTCTCCGCCGCGATGCGGATGGGCGCCGAAGGCATCCGCATCAAGGTCTCGGGCCGCCTCGGCGGCGCCGAGATGAGCCGGACCGAGCAGTACCTCGAAGGCCGCGTCCCGCTCCACACGATCCGCGCCGACATCGACTACGCCGAAGCGACGGCGTTCACGATCCAGGGCACGACGGGTGTGAAGGTGTGGATTTACCGGGGCGAGATCCTCGGCAAGCCGGACCTCAGCCCGAATGTGCAGGCCCAGCGCCAGCAGCAGATGTCCGCCCCTCCGCCGGAGCGCCGCCGTCGCGGCCGTGGCGATAGTGAGGGTGGCAGCGGCGGTGGTCGCGGTGGCCGAGGCGGCCGCGGTGGCCGCAGCGAAGGCGGTCGGAACGAAGGCGGTGGCGGCGAGAGCGGCGGTGGCCGCCGGCCCCGTCGGCGCTAA